In one window of Dokdonia sp. PRO95 DNA:
- a CDS encoding polymer-forming cytoskeletal protein produces the protein MFSDNKKGKGPDLSNQQNRISQGTTLKGDVTSEGGFRIDGVIHGNITSPNKIVIGKTGVVLGTLICNDADVEGKIEGKLEIKNLLSIKTAAHIEGEVITGKLAVEPGATFNASCVMKGSVKTLSNGKGKEGRSA, from the coding sequence ATGTTTTCAGACAATAAGAAAGGAAAAGGACCTGATCTATCTAACCAGCAGAACCGCATAAGCCAGGGTACAACGCTTAAAGGTGATGTCACCTCAGAAGGTGGTTTTCGTATTGATGGCGTTATACATGGTAATATTACCTCACCTAATAAAATTGTAATAGGTAAAACAGGTGTGGTACTAGGAACCCTTATTTGTAATGATGCAGATGTAGAAGGGAAAATAGAAGGTAAACTAGAAATTAAGAACCTTCTTTCTATAAAAACAGCTGCTCATATTGAGGGCGAAGTAATTACAGGTAAGCTAGCTGTAGAGCCAGGGGCGACCTTCAATGCATCATGCGTTATGAAGGGAAGCGTAAAAACACTGTCTAATGGCAAAGGAAAAGAAGGGCGCTCAGCTTAA
- a CDS encoding AtpZ/AtpI family protein translates to MAKEKKGAQLNRWVKFSTIPFQMGATIYLGNLLGTWLDVRYETEWVETTITLIAVFLSIYIVIKGVIQLNK, encoded by the coding sequence ATGGCAAAGGAAAAGAAGGGCGCTCAGCTTAATAGGTGGGTTAAATTTTCTACCATACCTTTTCAGATGGGAGCAACCATCTACTTAGGTAATTTACTAGGAACATGGCTCGATGTGAGATATGAAACAGAGTGGGTGGAAACAACAATCACATTAATTGCAGTTTTTCTTTCTATTTATATTGTAATCAAAGGGGTTATACAACTTAACAAGTAG
- the atpB gene encoding F0F1 ATP synthase subunit A produces the protein MKVASKSITLLVLVFVLSIPFYAFAKADTGKTGEKGNPVNTKEEVKAYIQHHLKDSHDFHLFSTFDDNGVEHHWGFPLPVMLWGENGFTAFMSSEFHHDDEGQVIVTKGESRFVKNHGRIYELEPGATSLTYDEDHHATNASKPFDLSITKSVFGIILIGLLMLIWFSGLARQYKKKNIPTGFARVLEPLVIYVRDEIAKPNIGESYRKFTGYLLTVFFFIWILNLVGLMPFGFNVTGQIAVTAALAVITLVIYVFSGNKHFWGHMLWMPGIPYVFRPLLGVIELAGTLVIKPFSLLVRLFANITAGHTVVMSLVAVGILLQDSLSVAGSTIVSLFLSAFIMLIELLVAFLQAYIFTTLSALFIGMAVADDHHDEELHDEHGETIEDTEVIRKNFT, from the coding sequence ATGAAGGTAGCATCAAAATCAATCACACTTTTAGTATTAGTTTTTGTTCTTAGTATTCCCTTTTACGCTTTCGCGAAAGCGGATACTGGAAAGACTGGAGAAAAAGGAAATCCGGTTAATACTAAAGAGGAGGTAAAGGCTTACATACAGCATCACTTAAAGGATTCTCACGACTTCCATTTATTCTCAACTTTTGATGATAATGGGGTAGAGCACCACTGGGGTTTCCCGCTTCCTGTTATGTTATGGGGAGAAAACGGATTTACTGCTTTTATGTCTTCAGAGTTTCATCATGATGATGAAGGTCAGGTAATCGTAACTAAAGGTGAAAGCCGCTTTGTGAAAAATCACGGTCGCATCTACGAGCTTGAGCCAGGAGCAACAAGTCTTACTTATGATGAAGATCACCACGCAACAAATGCTTCAAAACCTTTTGATCTTTCAATCACAAAAAGCGTTTTTGGTATTATACTAATAGGGCTTTTAATGTTAATCTGGTTCTCAGGATTAGCAAGACAATACAAGAAAAAAAATATTCCAACTGGATTTGCACGAGTACTTGAGCCTCTAGTAATTTATGTGAGAGACGAAATAGCAAAACCGAACATTGGGGAGAGCTACAGAAAATTTACAGGATACCTTCTTACAGTATTCTTTTTTATCTGGATACTTAACTTAGTAGGATTAATGCCATTTGGTTTTAACGTTACGGGTCAAATCGCAGTAACTGCAGCACTGGCTGTTATTACATTAGTGATTTATGTATTTAGCGGTAACAAACACTTCTGGGGTCACATGTTATGGATGCCAGGTATACCTTATGTATTCAGACCATTATTAGGTGTTATTGAGCTTGCAGGTACATTGGTTATTAAGCCATTCTCATTGTTAGTTCGTTTATTTGCAAACATTACGGCAGGGCATACTGTTGTTATGAGTCTTGTTGCTGTGGGAATCTTGTTGCAAGATTCGCTTAGCGTTGCGGGATCTACAATAGTATCATTATTCTTATCTGCATTTATTATGCTTATCGAATTGCTAGTAGCATTTCTACAGGCTTATATATTTACTACGCTATCAGCATTATTTATTGGTATGGCTGTAGCAGATGATCATCATGACGAGGAGTTGCATGATGAGCATGGTGAAACGATAGAGGATACAGAAGTTATTAGAAAGAACTTCACTTAA
- the atpE gene encoding ATP synthase F0 subunit C produces the protein MSLALVQEVAPMIPNLVGAGLVVIGGGIGLGKIGGAAMEGIARQPEAAGKIQTAMIIVAALLEGLAFGALILGS, from the coding sequence ATGTCTTTAGCATTAGTACAAGAAGTAGCACCAATGATCCCAAATTTAGTGGGAGCTGGTTTAGTAGTAATTGGAGGTGGTATCGGTCTTGGTAAGATTGGTGGAGCTGCAATGGAAGGAATTGCTCGTCAGCCTGAGGCTGCTGGTAAGATCCAGACTGCGATGATTATCGTTGCTGCACTTTTAGAAGGACTTGCATTTGGAGCACTTATCTTAGGATCGTAA
- a CDS encoding F0F1 ATP synthase subunit B, which yields MEQLLENFSLDLFVKQTILFLLIIFLMVKFAWKPIMNALNEREEGIQGALDAAKKAKLDMQNLQADNEKLLKEARAERESMLKEAREMKTKMIDDAKAEAKVEADKMVSQAQAAIEAERKSAIADLKGQVAALSVEIAEKVVKSELTNKGKQLELVDEMLGNATLN from the coding sequence ATGGAACAATTATTAGAGAATTTTTCACTTGACCTGTTTGTAAAACAAACAATCCTTTTTTTATTGATCATATTTTTGATGGTAAAATTTGCTTGGAAGCCTATTATGAATGCTCTTAACGAGCGTGAAGAAGGTATTCAAGGAGCTCTAGATGCTGCTAAAAAAGCAAAGCTAGATATGCAAAACCTTCAAGCTGATAACGAGAAGCTTTTAAAAGAAGCACGTGCTGAGCGTGAGTCTATGCTTAAAGAAGCTCGTGAGATGAAGACAAAAATGATTGATGATGCCAAGGCGGAGGCTAAGGTGGAAGCAGATAAAATGGTGTCACAAGCACAAGCAGCAATTGAGGCAGAGCGCAAAAGTGCTATCGCAGATCTTAAAGGTCAAGTTGCAGCACTTTCTGTAGAAATTGCAGAGAAGGTTGTTAAGAGTGAACTTACAAATAAAGGAAAGCAACTAGAACTCGTAGATGAGATGCTAGGTAATGCAACTTTAAACTAA
- the atpH gene encoding ATP synthase F1 subunit delta, with amino-acid sequence MSRAAIRYAKAVLDLSKDNGTIEAVLNDMKSVTATLEESKGLRNALNSPIIKADDKRAVLRQVFTDGTKETLGLIDVLVDNKRADLLGGVAQSFITEYNKANKIEAATVTTAIALTPELETKVLAKVTELTGSTNVTLTNVIDESIIGGFVLRVGDTQYNASIASQLSKLKREFSNSL; translated from the coding sequence ATGAGTAGAGCAGCAATAAGATATGCAAAAGCAGTACTAGATCTGTCAAAAGATAATGGTACTATTGAGGCAGTTTTAAATGATATGAAATCTGTTACAGCAACGCTAGAGGAAAGTAAAGGTCTTCGCAATGCTCTTAACAGCCCAATTATCAAGGCAGATGATAAGCGTGCCGTATTAAGACAAGTATTTACAGATGGAACAAAGGAGACTCTTGGTCTTATAGATGTTCTTGTTGATAATAAAAGAGCTGACTTGTTAGGAGGCGTAGCACAAAGTTTTATTACAGAATATAATAAAGCGAATAAGATAGAGGCTGCAACGGTAACAACAGCAATAGCGTTAACACCAGAGCTAGAGACTAAAGTGCTAGCAAAAGTGACTGAGCTTACTGGAAGTACGAATGTTACTTTAACTAATGTGATTGATGAGAGCATTATAGGTGGTTTTGTGCTACGTGTAGGTGATACGCAGTACAATGCTAGTATCGCTAGCCAGTTAAGTAAATTAAAAAGAGAATTTAGTAACAGTTTATAA
- the atpA gene encoding F0F1 ATP synthase subunit alpha, giving the protein MAEVKPAEVSAILKKQLSGFEATASLDEVGTVLTVGDGIARIYGLANAQYGELVEFESGLEAIVLNLEEDNVGVVLLGTSSSIKEGDTVKRTQRIASIQVGEGITGRVVNTLGLPIDGKGPIAGETYEMPLERKAPGVVFREPVTEPLQTGIKAIDAMIPVGRGQRELVIGDRQTGKSTVCIDTILNQKEFYDAGEPVHCIYVAIGQKASTVALIAQVLEDAGAMAYTTIVAANASDPAAMQVYAPFAGAAIGEYFRDTGRPALIIYDDLSKQAVAYREVSLLLRRPPGREAYPGDVFFLHSRLLERAAKVINDDAIAKTMNDLPDSLKPIVKGGGSLTALPIIETQAGDVSAYIPTNVISITDGQIFLDGDLFNSGVRPAINVGISVSRVGGNAQIKSMKKVSGTLKLDQAAFRELEAFAKFGSDLDAATLNVIEKGKRNVEILKQAENTPFTVEDQIAIIYAGSKNLLRDVPVNRVKEFEAEYIEFLNAKHRGILDTLKSGKLTDEVTDTLVAVAKDLSANYN; this is encoded by the coding sequence ATGGCAGAAGTTAAACCAGCAGAAGTTTCGGCAATTTTAAAGAAACAACTTTCAGGTTTTGAAGCAACAGCTTCCCTTGACGAAGTAGGAACAGTACTAACTGTGGGTGATGGTATCGCTCGTATTTACGGACTTGCAAACGCACAATATGGTGAGCTTGTAGAGTTTGAAAGCGGTCTTGAGGCAATTGTTCTTAACCTTGAAGAAGATAACGTAGGGGTTGTACTCTTAGGTACTTCTTCATCTATTAAAGAAGGTGATACCGTAAAACGTACACAACGTATCGCATCTATCCAGGTAGGTGAGGGTATTACTGGACGTGTGGTAAACACGTTAGGTCTTCCTATTGATGGAAAGGGACCTATCGCTGGAGAAACTTATGAGATGCCACTTGAGCGTAAAGCGCCTGGTGTTGTTTTTCGTGAGCCAGTAACAGAGCCATTACAAACAGGTATTAAGGCAATTGATGCTATGATACCAGTAGGTAGAGGGCAGCGTGAGCTTGTAATTGGTGACCGTCAGACAGGTAAGTCTACTGTTTGTATTGACACTATCCTTAACCAAAAAGAATTTTACGATGCTGGTGAGCCAGTACACTGTATATATGTAGCTATTGGACAGAAAGCTTCTACTGTTGCACTTATTGCACAGGTACTAGAAGATGCTGGAGCAATGGCATACACAACTATCGTAGCGGCAAATGCATCAGATCCTGCAGCAATGCAAGTATATGCACCATTTGCTGGAGCTGCAATTGGAGAGTACTTTAGAGATACAGGTCGTCCTGCATTAATCATTTATGATGATTTATCTAAGCAAGCAGTTGCATACCGTGAGGTATCACTTCTTCTTCGTCGTCCACCGGGACGTGAGGCATACCCTGGAGATGTATTCTTCTTACACTCTAGATTACTTGAGCGTGCTGCAAAGGTGATTAATGATGATGCTATTGCAAAAACAATGAATGATCTTCCAGATAGTCTTAAGCCTATCGTAAAAGGAGGAGGATCACTTACTGCACTTCCTATTATTGAGACACAAGCAGGTGACGTATCTGCTTATATCCCTACAAACGTAATTTCTATTACAGACGGGCAAATCTTCTTAGATGGAGATTTATTTAACTCTGGTGTACGTCCAGCTATTAACGTAGGTATCTCGGTATCACGTGTAGGAGGTAACGCGCAGATTAAGTCAATGAAGAAAGTATCTGGTACACTTAAGCTGGATCAAGCAGCTTTCCGTGAACTAGAAGCGTTTGCAAAGTTTGGATCAGATTTAGATGCTGCTACCCTTAACGTAATCGAAAAAGGAAAGCGTAACGTAGAGATACTTAAGCAAGCAGAAAATACGCCATTTACAGTAGAGGATCAGATTGCAATTATTTATGCAGGATCTAAAAACTTATTACGTGACGTGCCTGTAAACAGAGTTAAAGAATTTGAAGCAGAATATATCGAGTTCTTAAACGCAAAGCACAGAGGTATCCTTGATACACTTAAGTCTGGAAAGCTTACAGATGAAGTTACAGATACACTTGTAGCAGTAGCAAAAGACCTATCTGCTAACTATAACTAG
- the atpG gene encoding ATP synthase F1 subunit gamma codes for MANLKEIRNRISSVSSTMQITSAMKMVSAAKLKKAQDAITAMRPYSDKLTELLQNLSATLEGDSGSKLAEDREINKVLIVAISSNRGLAGAFNTNIIKGVNARVAAKYAGKEVHLVTLGKKADAILGKTFKVIENNNDIYDDLTFDNVSAIAEDLMARFEAGEYDRIDIIYNKFKNAATQIVTPEQFLPIVATVQEETTATADYIFEPSKEEIVEGLIPKALKTQLFKGIRDSVASEHGARMTAMHKATDNATELRDALKLQYNKARQAAITNEILEIVGGAEALNN; via the coding sequence ATGGCAAACTTAAAGGAAATAAGAAACAGAATTTCATCAGTATCTTCTACGATGCAGATTACCAGTGCTATGAAAATGGTATCTGCTGCAAAGTTGAAGAAAGCACAAGATGCAATTACAGCAATGCGCCCATATTCTGATAAGCTTACTGAGCTTTTACAGAACTTAAGTGCAACGCTAGAAGGAGATTCTGGAAGCAAACTCGCAGAAGATCGTGAGATTAATAAGGTACTTATTGTAGCTATTTCATCAAACAGAGGTCTTGCAGGAGCTTTTAATACAAATATTATTAAAGGTGTAAATGCACGTGTTGCTGCAAAGTATGCTGGCAAAGAAGTGCACCTAGTAACCTTAGGTAAAAAAGCAGATGCTATACTTGGTAAGACTTTTAAGGTAATCGAAAATAATAATGATATTTACGATGATCTTACTTTTGATAACGTATCAGCTATTGCAGAAGATTTAATGGCTCGTTTTGAAGCTGGTGAATATGACCGTATAGACATCATTTACAACAAGTTTAAAAATGCAGCAACGCAAATTGTTACTCCTGAGCAGTTTCTACCTATCGTAGCAACCGTACAAGAAGAAACAACTGCCACTGCAGATTATATCTTTGAGCCGTCTAAAGAAGAGATTGTAGAAGGATTAATTCCTAAAGCATTAAAGACACAGCTTTTTAAAGGTATAAGAGACTCTGTAGCATCAGAACACGGTGCACGTATGACTGCGATGCACAAAGCAACAGATAACGCAACAGAGCTTAGAGATGCACTTAAGTTGCAATATAACAAAGCACGTCAAGCGGCTATTACAAATGAGATACTCGAGATTGTAGGTGGTGCAGAAGCTTTAAATAACTAG
- a CDS encoding polysaccharide biosynthesis C-terminal domain-containing protein, protein MSSLKSLFKHTFVYGLATVLPRVLTALLTRLYTGYLPDKEAFGEVTIVFSYVMIFNVLLTYGMETAFFRFFNDDKYSAKTLSTSLIALLVSTVAFTIIAFLGIDTLSQISDVPVTYWRWVILIIAFDTLTVIPFAYMRAQKKSGTYALIKLLNVVISTGLSVLLLVWLPGLDGVATWLPSDKIELVFIAFCLPSILTFLIVIKPYFVKWSFDADLWKKMLTYGAPVLLAGLAFTINESFDKILLEKLLPEDIAKGEVAIYGACYKLSIGMTLFATAFRIGIEPFFFSEAKNENAQVMYAQITKAFVVLGSIALFAYVVLVDVVKVMLLDGEEYWEGMYIVPLILVAYLFFGIYQTLSVWYKVTDKTRYGAYISVAGALLTIVINVLLIPKIGYLASAIATCSAYGLMMVVSYLMGRKHLAVPYDVKNILLYLVMSIAFSCLFFYGFRDYFGVGSLPLYLVGVGMIVVLIGFISFREKELLLRLLKRK, encoded by the coding sequence TTGAGTTCTCTTAAAAGCCTTTTCAAACACACCTTTGTGTATGGTCTAGCGACGGTATTACCGCGCGTGCTTACGGCTTTACTCACACGTCTCTATACCGGATATTTACCAGATAAGGAGGCCTTTGGAGAAGTGACAATCGTATTTTCTTATGTGATGATATTCAACGTGCTTCTGACGTACGGAATGGAAACCGCTTTTTTTAGATTTTTTAATGATGATAAGTATAGTGCTAAGACGCTATCTACATCGCTCATAGCCTTACTGGTCTCTACTGTTGCATTCACAATTATAGCATTTTTGGGTATTGACACGCTATCTCAAATATCCGACGTTCCCGTTACATACTGGCGATGGGTTATCCTCATTATTGCATTTGATACACTCACCGTGATCCCTTTTGCATACATGAGAGCGCAAAAGAAGTCTGGAACATATGCACTTATAAAATTGCTCAATGTTGTTATCTCAACAGGACTCTCTGTACTTCTTTTAGTATGGCTACCTGGTTTAGATGGGGTTGCTACTTGGTTACCCTCAGACAAGATAGAGCTCGTTTTCATAGCATTTTGTTTACCAAGTATTCTCACTTTTTTAATTGTGATCAAGCCATATTTTGTAAAGTGGTCTTTTGATGCAGACTTGTGGAAAAAGATGCTTACCTATGGAGCGCCTGTATTACTGGCAGGTTTAGCTTTTACAATTAATGAATCTTTTGACAAGATTCTATTAGAAAAGTTACTACCAGAAGACATCGCCAAAGGGGAAGTGGCTATTTATGGCGCCTGCTATAAATTATCGATTGGTATGACACTGTTTGCTACTGCATTTAGAATTGGGATTGAACCTTTCTTTTTTAGCGAAGCAAAAAATGAAAATGCACAAGTCATGTATGCTCAGATTACAAAGGCATTTGTAGTCTTAGGCTCTATTGCATTATTTGCTTATGTGGTCCTCGTAGACGTTGTAAAAGTAATGTTACTCGATGGAGAAGAGTACTGGGAAGGCATGTACATCGTGCCACTTATTCTCGTAGCATACCTGTTTTTTGGAATTTATCAAACGCTGTCCGTTTGGTATAAAGTGACAGATAAAACTAGATATGGCGCTTATATTTCAGTTGCAGGGGCATTACTTACCATAGTGATAAATGTCTTACTCATCCCAAAAATAGGATATCTCGCCAGTGCCATTGCTACCTGTAGTGCTTATGGATTAATGATGGTCGTATCTTATCTCATGGGACGTAAACATTTGGCAGTTCCTTATGATGTAAAAAATATACTTTTGTATCTAGTCATGAGTATTGCATTTTCTTGTCTTTTCTTCTATGGTTTTAGAGATTATTTTGGTGTTGGGAGCTTACCATTGTATCTTGTAGGAGTCGGTATGATTGTAGTGCTAATAGGCTTTATTAGCTTTCGCGAAAAAGAGCTTTTATTAAGATTGTTAAAAAGAAAATAA
- the dut gene encoding dUTP diphosphatase has product MKIKVINKSAHALPHYETIASAGMDLRANITESITIGSLERAIVPTGIFMELPIGVEAQVRPRSGLAAKKGVTVLNAPGTIDADYRGEVGVILVNLSNEPFTIENGERIAQMVIAKHEQGQWEEVTELSTTDRGEGGFGSTGVK; this is encoded by the coding sequence ATGAAGATTAAAGTCATTAATAAAAGTGCACACGCACTTCCTCACTATGAAACCATTGCTAGTGCAGGAATGGATTTACGTGCAAATATCACAGAGTCAATCACGATAGGATCATTAGAAAGAGCCATCGTTCCTACCGGGATATTTATGGAACTTCCTATAGGTGTTGAGGCGCAAGTAAGACCACGTAGCGGACTAGCTGCCAAAAAAGGAGTCACCGTACTCAACGCTCCAGGAACCATAGATGCAGATTATAGAGGGGAAGTGGGAGTAATCCTTGTGAATCTATCTAATGAACCGTTTACTATTGAAAATGGTGAACGCATAGCACAGATGGTAATTGCAAAACATGAGCAAGGACAATGGGAAGAAGTAACAGAACTTTCAACCACAGATCGTGGTGAAGGCGGTTTTGGGAGTACTGGTGTAAAATAG
- a CDS encoding sugar phosphate nucleotidyltransferase, which yields MKIIVPMAGLGSRLRPHSLTIPKPLIPVAGAPIVHRLVRDIAKILKQPVDEIAFILGDPTFFGDAVIAQLEELAQSLGAKASIYRQGAPLGTGHAIMSAEPSLSGPAVIAYADALIRADLELDPKADSVIWTKKVPNPEAYGVVKLNEKDEIVELVEKPESFVSDQAVIGIYYFKDVAVLKEKLQEVLDENLMNGGEYQINDGIKKMMAEGRIFKTGTVDEWMDCGNKEVAIDTNSKMLQFLHDEKEEQLIADSVVNENSTIIEPCFIGKNVVLKNCTIGPGVAIGAGTTIEDSTISHSLIQKDSVIKNAQWTEAMIGNKVQYNGEHTRVSLGDYTVMK from the coding sequence ATGAAGATAATAGTACCAATGGCCGGACTCGGCTCGAGATTAAGACCACATAGTTTAACAATACCTAAACCACTAATTCCTGTTGCAGGAGCACCTATTGTGCATCGTTTAGTGCGTGATATTGCAAAAATTTTAAAGCAACCAGTAGACGAGATTGCTTTTATACTTGGTGATCCTACATTTTTTGGGGATGCTGTAATTGCACAACTTGAGGAACTTGCACAAAGCCTTGGTGCAAAAGCATCTATTTATCGTCAGGGAGCGCCATTAGGAACTGGTCACGCTATTATGAGTGCAGAGCCTTCTTTAAGTGGTCCAGCAGTAATCGCATATGCAGATGCACTAATACGTGCAGATCTGGAGCTAGATCCAAAGGCAGATAGTGTAATCTGGACTAAGAAAGTGCCTAATCCAGAAGCTTACGGAGTTGTAAAACTTAATGAGAAGGATGAGATTGTAGAGCTTGTAGAGAAGCCAGAATCATTTGTATCTGATCAAGCTGTCATAGGTATATATTATTTTAAGGATGTAGCCGTTCTTAAAGAGAAGCTTCAAGAAGTGCTAGATGAAAATCTAATGAATGGAGGTGAATACCAGATTAACGATGGTATAAAGAAAATGATGGCAGAAGGTCGTATTTTCAAAACTGGAACCGTAGATGAGTGGATGGATTGTGGTAATAAAGAGGTTGCCATAGATACTAATTCTAAGATGTTACAGTTCTTACACGATGAGAAGGAAGAGCAACTCATAGCAGACTCTGTTGTAAATGAGAACTCAACGATTATTGAGCCTTGTTTTATAGGTAAAAACGTAGTTCTTAAAAATTGTACCATAGGTCCAGGTGTTGCGATTGGAGCTGGCACAACTATTGAAGATAGTACCATAAGCCATAGCTTAATCCAAAAGGATAGTGTTATTAAAAACGCACAGTGGACAGAAGCCATGATAGGTAACAAAGTACAGTATAACGGGGAGCACACACGTGTAAGTCTTGGAGACTACACAGTGATGAAATAA
- a CDS encoding tetratricopeptide repeat protein has product MNKGIYILILTVFFTLSRKRMNAQQPQEITPFADENVDDLGDVSDAFQTAFFEALKQKGIENYERAITSLNKCIALEPELAILFFERGKNQVFLKNYDEAASDFNTYLDIKPNDVDVLEALYEVYFQQQDYESAASTVKKLIGFDVQYKEDLARIYTSTKRYEEALDLIEELDNEIGGDIYRDRLKSKLYRLSGNTNRQVKEIEKNIASNPKSEAEYLKLILLYSEQGDTQKAYETALELQKVNPYADEVHLALYKFNLNDGKIDDAISSMQKVLESTRMSPPAKHRVLNDFVLFVNRNPKYEPALERAIAIFDTQVADANIYQELATYYIQKGNKAKALPYLTKALDSEPENLELIKNTSLLLLDAGDFEKVEDVVADGLDLYPSQPLLYLTYGVALNKQGKFKAAINQLELGVDYIIEDLLMEMDFYKQLGDAHTGDGDAVKAARYYSKVKELKAQGN; this is encoded by the coding sequence ATGAATAAAGGAATTTACATACTCATATTAACGGTGTTTTTTACGCTTTCGCGAAAGCGTATGAACGCACAGCAACCGCAAGAGATAACACCTTTTGCAGATGAGAATGTAGATGACTTAGGTGATGTGTCAGATGCTTTTCAAACCGCTTTTTTTGAAGCTCTTAAGCAAAAGGGGATTGAAAATTATGAACGCGCCATTACCTCACTAAATAAGTGTATCGCTCTAGAACCTGAACTTGCCATATTGTTTTTTGAAAGAGGTAAAAACCAAGTCTTTCTCAAAAACTATGATGAAGCTGCTTCAGATTTTAATACGTACTTAGATATTAAACCTAATGATGTAGATGTTTTAGAGGCGCTATATGAGGTCTACTTTCAGCAGCAGGACTATGAGTCTGCTGCCTCCACAGTAAAAAAACTTATAGGTTTTGATGTGCAGTACAAGGAAGATCTTGCGCGTATTTATACTAGCACAAAGCGATACGAAGAAGCACTTGACCTCATAGAAGAGCTCGATAATGAGATAGGTGGTGATATATATCGAGATCGCTTGAAAAGTAAATTATACAGACTTTCTGGTAATACGAATAGACAGGTAAAGGAGATAGAAAAAAACATTGCATCAAATCCAAAGAGCGAGGCAGAGTATCTCAAACTTATATTACTGTATAGTGAGCAAGGCGACACGCAAAAGGCATACGAAACAGCACTTGAGCTGCAAAAGGTAAACCCATATGCAGACGAGGTCCACCTAGCTTTATACAAGTTTAACCTTAATGATGGGAAGATTGATGACGCAATTAGCTCTATGCAAAAGGTACTTGAGAGCACTCGAATGAGTCCGCCAGCGAAGCATCGCGTGCTTAATGATTTTGTACTCTTTGTAAATAGAAATCCCAAGTACGAGCCAGCGCTTGAGCGAGCTATTGCAATTTTTGACACCCAAGTAGCAGATGCAAATATTTATCAAGAACTAGCTACATATTATATCCAAAAAGGAAATAAAGCTAAGGCCTTACCATACCTTACTAAAGCGTTAGATAGTGAGCCAGAAAATCTCGAGCTTATAAAAAATACAAGTTTATTATTGCTAGATGCAGGTGATTTTGAAAAAGTAGAAGATGTAGTGGCAGACGGTCTTGATTTATACCCATCGCAGCCGTTATTGTATCTTACTTATGGCGTGGCATTAAATAAACAGGGTAAGTTCAAAGCTGCTATTAATCAGTTGGAACTTGGTGTAGACTATATTATTGAAGATTTGTTGATGGAGATGGACTTTTACAAGCAACTAGGTGATGCACATACTGGTGATGGTGATGCTGTAAAGGCAGCTCGTTATTACAGTAAGGTAAAAGAACTTAAAGCACAAGGAAATTAA